The following are encoded together in the Glycine max cultivar Williams 82 chromosome 8, Glycine_max_v4.0, whole genome shotgun sequence genome:
- the LOC100305871 gene encoding uncharacterized protein LOC100305871: MEIEASRPVVAKKVWNMVRVLFFMLRKGIAKSKIMVEFHLMLKRGKLALNNLILNHHYYNMQTSFFTCRSHHHSTFISPSDYEFSCSNSPAIPTKRTNRFSTKSLSSVQKVLEILNNENNINSPFPGFGKSPASVRQLRVTDSPFPLKDEEDSQVDVAAEEFIKNFYKDLNLQKKMAYLDSPYHISWNR; the protein is encoded by the coding sequence ATGGAAATTGAGGCAAGCAGGCCGGTGGTGGCAAAGAAGGTATGGAACATGGTACGCGTGTTGTTCTTCATGCTGAGAAAGGGCATAGCCAAGAGCAAAATAATGGTGGAGTTCCATCTCATGCTCAAACGTGGGAAACTTGCACTTAACAACCTCATCCTCAACCATCACTACTACAACATGCAGACCTCCTTCTTCACATGCCGATCCCACCACCACAGCACCTTCATCTCCCCAAGCGACTACGAGTTCAGCTGCAGCAACAGCCCTGCCATCCCCACCAAACGCACCAACCGCTTTTCCACCAAATCCCTCTCCTCAGTTCAGAAGGTTCTGGAGATCCTCAACAACGAAAACAATATTAATTCTCCCTTTCCTGGCTTCGGAAAGAGCCCTGCTTCTGTCAGACAGCTAAGAGTCACCGACTCACCCTTCCCTCTCAAGGACGAAGAGGATAGCCAAGTCGACGTGGCAGCCGAAGAATTCATTAAGAACTTCTATAAGGACCTcaacttgcaaaaaaaaatggcatATCTTGACTCCCCCTATCATATTTCCTGGAACAGATGA